Below is a window of Elusimicrobiota bacterium DNA.
CATAATAAATCCGGCTTCTTTTAAAAGGCATGCCACTTCTTTTGTAATATATTTAGCATGAAGGCCATTGGGTGTATGGAAATTTACCCCGTTAGAGAAGGCTGCCGACCCCTGTCGGCAGATTGGAATCATGCTTTTAGATGGCGGTGTAATACCGCCGTCTTTATTCGCTCGCCCCGTTAGAAATTGTTGGCTGAAACGCCGATTTAGACAGGGGCTTAACTTTATGTCTAAGCCAGCTAAGATTTCTAACGGGGCGAAGAGCCCGTTGCCCGCCCACCGGCCCGCTTCGCCCGCCAAACATCGAGGCTGGCAGCGAGGCGAGAGAGGCAGGTCTCTAACGAGGTTTACCTTAAGTTTTCTTTCAATCAGCCCTTTAAGTATGGGGATTATATGATTTTTGGCATCATACAAAAGCGCATCATCATAGAAAGCGATGTTTTCAATTCCTTGGCCCGCAAAGTAAACAATTTCATTTATTACAGTTTCTGCACTTTTTGTCTGCCACCTTTTGCCAGCCAAGGTTTTAATAGCGCAATAACCACAATTAAACGGGCATCCTAAAGAAGTTCTTATGGCTATATATTCATTCTTTTTATAACCTTCATAATCCGGGGCCGGATAATTATTAAATGGCTCTTTTAATCCTCTTATCTTTAAACCCAGTTTTAACAGACTGCTATAAAGACCGGACATTCCGTTTTCTACTACAAAATCAGCTCCTGAATGTTCTTTTGCATGATCAAAACAAAGGCTTGCATAGTTCCCGCCCAATATTATTGGAGTATCCTTGAATTTCTCTTTAGCAGTTCTAATTACTTCAAAAACCCCAAGATACCAATAAGTCATCCCTGAACTAACCAATATATAGTCCGGCCTGTCTATTTCGTTTAGTATTTTTGTTATGGATTCGTTTGGCAGGCCGTATCTTTTGTATTTTCGCGGGATTTTGGCAAGAATTTCCGGTTTTTCAACTACGGTATTATAGTAGGGGCCGCACCCGTACTCTTTTGATTCCGTTTTCGGCATTAAAGGATGATTGCGGTCCATACAGTCCAATAATATGCTTTTGTGTCCGTATTGCTTTAAAATAGCTGAAATATATAGCAATCCCAAAGGTTTGGCCCACAGATCGTAAGCTGCGAAGTCATATATTGGAGGGTTTATTAGTAAAAAATTGCTCATTAGATTAAAGACGTGTAAATGTTTGGAAAGTTCAAATGTCAAAAAGTTAAAAAATGTCTACACTTTTACATCACAGTAAATTGTTTCACATGAAACAATTTACTGATTCTATCTATGTTGGTAACTGGATAGCTTAAAGATCTTTTAAATATGGAAGTTTTCAGCCATAGGCTGATCCCTGCCCGCCGGCAGGCGCGGCGTCTGTGGCGGACACGTGAAACATTTTTTTAACTACGTGTAAAAGTGTAAAGGTTATGAAAGTTATAAAGTCAAATGATTCTAAAATTATTAACTTTTATCTTTCTTAATGCTTTTTTGCGCTTTAGCAGTTCACGCAAAGCATCCCTGTCAATTCAACTGGCTGTTTTCGATTTTTTTTGCAAGGCTTCTTATGAACGGCATCGAAATTCCGAGAGTGTTTTTTTTGCTGATTCCGAAGCGTGCCATTCCGTCAACATTTTTAGAATTATATTGCAATTTCAATGTGTTTATGATGTTAGCAACTTTGTGGATCATGTTAATAACCTTAAAGTATCGCTTTAAATTATCGACGATATTTGGAAGAGATTATCTACTATTTTGTCTGCTCCGGAAAGGTACTCTTTCGGAAGGCTTGTAGTCAAAGCGATACAAAACATGCCCGCTTTTTTTGCTGATTCAATTCCGAACGGGGCATTTTCTATTACCACGCAATCAGACGGACTGACATTCAGTTTTTTCGCAGCTTTTAGGTAAGGATCGGGGTGGGGTTTTCCTTTTTTTACGCTGTCACCGGTTATTATACTGTCAAACATATTATAAATTTTCGCGGGCAATATCCTTTTTACGCGCTTGGCATTTGTGCCTGTAACTAGCCCGATTTTATAACCCTTTTTCTTTATCTTTTCAATTATTGGCAATGCATCGTCAAAAATATATCTTTTAAATATTTTTTTAAATGATTTTTTGTGTTCCTTGAAAATACCGTTGAGGATTTTTCTGGTTGGTTTTATATTGGCTTTCTGAAGGAAATATTCTAACGCCTTGTCCCATTTGGCGCCTTCTTTTTGATAAACATCAATACAGTTTACTCTGACGCCAAATGGTCTTAACGCTTCATGCCAAGAAAGGAAATGGTACGGCATAGAATCTACGATAACGCCGTCCAAGTCAAAAATGAATGCATAAGGCTTACGTCTTAATTCTTTTCTCATTATTTTTCCTTCACGCTTATGCATCTATTTTTTCATTTTTCTCTGATTTTCTTCAAGTCTTCTTATCGCTTGTCTTTTCTGCTCGGCAGTCATTCTGGGATTTGACATAATTATTCTTTTTGCCATTTCACGATTTTGCTGAGGCGTGGTCATTGAAGGAGCCGGAGTCACTATATTCTGAAGCGGGACTGTTGAAACCTGTACTCCTGCCGGCGGATACTGCATACCTTGTGCTGGAATGTTTTGTCCGGGAGCAACAGGAAATCCCATCGGTCTTTGACCTGGCATAAAGCCTTGCATTCTTGGCTGGGGCTTCCACATTCCTTGAGTTATATTCTGAACTCTCTGAGAAAACTGGAATCTCATTGCATCGTATCCTTTAA
It encodes the following:
- a CDS encoding radical SAM protein, translated to MSNFLLINPPIYDFAAYDLWAKPLGLLYISAILKQYGHKSILLDCMDRNHPLMPKTESKEYGCGPYYNTVVEKPEILAKIPRKYKRYGLPNESITKILNEIDRPDYILVSSGMTYWYLGVFEVIRTAKEKFKDTPIILGGNYASLCFDHAKEHSGADFVVENGMSGLYSSLLKLGLKIRGLKEPFNNYPAPDYEGYKKNEYIAIRTSLGCPFNCGYCAIKTLAGKRWQTKSAETVINEIVYFAGQGIENIAFYDDALLYDAKNHIIPILKGLIERKLKVNLVRDLPLSPRCQPRCLAGEAGRWAGNGLFAPLEILAGLDIKLSPCLNRRFSQQFLTGRANKDGGITPPSKSMIPICRQGSAAFSNGVNFHTPNGLHAKYITKEVACLLKEAGFIMPRLSLETVDPKAQKASGGKVSTKEYLFAVENLVDSGYSRGEYCAYTMIGMPGQSLEEVDKTLDIAHNSGAHISLGEYSPIPQTKDWEKVKNNLPYLDPLWQNNSIFPFHPLSYWPKLQALKDKAHRLNNELR
- a CDS encoding HAD family phosphatase, coding for MRKELRRKPYAFIFDLDGVIVDSMPYHFLSWHEALRPFGVRVNCIDVYQKEGAKWDKALEYFLQKANIKPTRKILNGIFKEHKKSFKKIFKRYIFDDALPIIEKIKKKGYKIGLVTGTNAKRVKRILPAKIYNMFDSIITGDSVKKGKPHPDPYLKAAKKLNVSPSDCVVIENAPFGIESAKKAGMFCIALTTSLPKEYLSGADKIVDNLFQISSII